A genomic region of Oncorhynchus mykiss isolate Arlee chromosome 16, USDA_OmykA_1.1, whole genome shotgun sequence contains the following coding sequences:
- the LOC110492179 gene encoding high mobility group protein HMG-I/HMG-Y: MSDKGTISPKEEGAEKRGRGRPRKQPQVKSGSDEPSGSPTPKRPRGRPKGSKNKTATKGKKAPAASTAGMKRRGRPKKEEKEEQATQESSEEEGEKDQ, translated from the exons ATGAGTGACAAGGGTACCATCTCACCAAAAGAGGAGGGGGCAGAGAAGAGGGGACGTGGAAGACCAAGGAAACAGCCACAGGTGAAAAGTGGTTCTGAT GAGCCCAGTGGGTCCCCTACTCCAAAGAGGCCCAGGGGAAGGCCAAAGGGTAGCAAGAACAAGACTGCCACCAAGGGCAAG AAGGCACCAGCAGCCTCAACTGCAGGGATGAAACGCAGGGGAAGACCCAAGAAAGAG GAAAAGGAGGAACAGGCAACCCAGGAATCAtctgaagaggagggggagaaagaccaGTAA